A window of Cryptomeria japonica chromosome 3, Sugi_1.0, whole genome shotgun sequence contains these coding sequences:
- the LOC131030992 gene encoding glutaredoxin-C1-like, with the protein MAWISIDDSRWIEVVHEDHAYQSSEQKFYGLQLGDQLRGCWALQRVQRLASERAVAIFSISSCCMCHVAKRLLLELGVSPTVYELDQENGGEEMHKALLRVMGTAQSVPAVFIGGKLVGGLEQLMTCHIGGSLVPLLKEAGALWL; encoded by the coding sequence ATGGCGTGGATCTCCATCGATGACTCGCGGTGGATCGAAGTGGTTCATGAGGACCATGCATACCAGTCCTCGGAACAAAAGTTTTACGGCCTTCAgctgggagatcaattgagaggcTGTTGGGCTCTACAGAGAGTACAACGCTTGGCCTCCGAGAGGGCAGTGGCCATTTTCAGCATAAGCTCATGCTGCATGTGCCATGTCGCCAAGAGGCTACTGTTGGAGCTTGGTGTCAGTCCTACCGTCTATGAGCTCGACCAAGAAAATGGAGGCGAGGAGATGCATAAGGCTTTGCTTAGAGTCATGGGTACTGCCCAATCTGTCCCCGCTGTTTTCATAGGCGGTAAGCTCGTGGGGGGCTTAGAACAACTAATGACTTGTCACATCGGCGGTTCTCTCGTGCCTCTCTTGAAAGAAGCTGGTGCATTATGGCTGTGA